A portion of the Pedobacter cryoconitis genome contains these proteins:
- a CDS encoding carboxymuconolactone decarboxylase family protein — MNYQEISKETIGYLYKSHQSIRKSEIDGQLIILAELYVSQLNGCAYCCSFHSNELRESGMAQNIIDQLPGWKHASVFDKRQKLVLQWAESITRMQPDLQELKSQLEVHFSEKELVDLTASISLMNALNRLRITLGDQH; from the coding sequence ATGAATTATCAGGAAATATCAAAAGAGACCATAGGCTATTTATATAAATCTCATCAAAGTATAAGAAAATCGGAAATAGACGGCCAGTTGATTATTCTGGCAGAATTATATGTATCACAGTTAAATGGCTGTGCGTATTGCTGTAGTTTTCACTCGAATGAATTGCGCGAGTCGGGTATGGCGCAAAATATTATTGATCAGCTGCCTGGCTGGAAACATGCATCAGTTTTTGATAAAAGACAGAAATTGGTACTTCAATGGGCTGAATCAATTACCAGGATGCAGCCTGATCTTCAGGAATTAAAATCTCAGCTGGAGGTTCATTTCAGCGAAAAAGAATTAGTAGATCTTACCGCCAGTATTTCGCTAATGAATGCGTTGAACCGTCTTAGGATTACACTCGGCGACCAGCATTAA
- a CDS encoding RNA polymerase sigma factor has translation MNVEDYVKSAQNGDEISLGVLYKLYSKAMLNTSIRILKERHQAEDVMQDAFINAFRNIGKLKDPKSFGGWLKRITINESLKHIKKSFLWVEVSEEMDIQVDSDAIEDEWWKDFEFTELLNLIDILPSGCRLIFNLFAIESLSHKQISDRLNISESTSKTQYRRAKQMLRNMALSQRKIDG, from the coding sequence TTGAATGTTGAAGATTACGTAAAAAGCGCACAGAACGGTGATGAAATATCACTTGGAGTTTTGTATAAGTTATATTCTAAAGCGATGCTTAATACTTCTATTAGAATACTTAAAGAGCGTCATCAAGCCGAAGATGTAATGCAGGATGCATTTATTAACGCTTTTCGAAATATTGGCAAATTAAAGGATCCCAAAAGTTTTGGGGGATGGTTAAAAAGGATTACGATTAATGAGTCTTTAAAGCATATTAAGAAATCTTTTTTATGGGTTGAGGTTTCTGAAGAAATGGATATACAGGTAGATAGTGATGCCATCGAGGATGAATGGTGGAAAGATTTTGAATTCACAGAGCTCCTTAACCTTATTGACATTCTTCCAAGTGGATGCAGACTAATTTTTAATCTATTTGCTATAGAGAGTTTGAGCCATAAACAGATCTCTGATAGATTGAATATTTCGGAATCCACGAGTAAAACACAGTATAGAAGAGCGAAGCAAATGCTTCGTAATATGGCATTATCACAAAGGAAAATAGATGGATAA
- a CDS encoding IMP dehydrogenase: MAKYLKETSRTFSEFLLIPGLTSFDCVPDNVSLKTSLVKYRKGEKSTIELNIPFVSAIMQSVSDDQMAIALAKNGGLSFVFGSQTIQKQVEMIEKVKQHKSGFVISTANLIAENTLKDVIALKAKTGHSTIAITDNGTANGKLVGIVTGRDYRIGTDLMDKKVKEFMTPFSKLITAKVGITLSEANSIIWEHKLNSLPVVDEDNNFKFFVFRKDYDNHKDNPLELSDETKKLIVGAGINTRDYKDRVPALVNAGVDVLCIDSSDGYSEWQKATLEYIKAEYGDSVKVGAGNVVDKEGFLYLVEAGADFVKVGVGGGSICITRETKGIGRGQATALIEIAEARDQYLKETGIYIPICSDGGIAQDYHMAIALAMGADFIMMGRYFARFDESPTHKVLVNGNYMKEYWGEGSNRARNWERYDMGGSTGLKFEEGVDSYVPYAGSLKDNLEVTVGKIKSTMCSCGFTSIAKFKEDAKLTLVSSVSIVEGGAHDVLVRE, translated from the coding sequence ATGGCAAAATACTTAAAAGAAACCTCGAGAACTTTCAGCGAATTTCTCCTAATACCAGGACTAACATCTTTTGACTGCGTACCTGATAATGTATCCTTAAAAACCTCACTGGTTAAATACCGGAAAGGTGAAAAATCAACAATAGAACTTAATATACCTTTCGTGTCTGCAATTATGCAGTCAGTTTCTGATGATCAGATGGCTATTGCTTTGGCAAAAAATGGCGGCTTATCCTTTGTATTTGGATCTCAAACTATCCAAAAACAAGTAGAAATGATTGAAAAGGTTAAACAACATAAATCTGGCTTCGTAATTAGTACAGCTAATCTGATCGCAGAAAATACATTAAAAGATGTTATTGCTTTAAAAGCGAAAACGGGCCATTCAACTATTGCTATCACCGATAATGGTACAGCAAATGGTAAGCTGGTTGGTATTGTTACTGGCAGAGATTATAGGATTGGTACAGATCTGATGGATAAGAAAGTCAAAGAATTCATGACTCCATTTTCAAAACTGATTACCGCAAAAGTTGGTATTACTTTAAGCGAAGCCAATAGCATCATCTGGGAACATAAGTTAAACAGCCTGCCTGTAGTTGATGAAGATAATAACTTCAAGTTTTTTGTTTTCAGAAAAGATTATGATAACCATAAAGACAATCCTTTAGAACTATCTGACGAGACTAAGAAACTAATCGTAGGGGCTGGGATCAACACCAGAGATTACAAAGACAGAGTTCCTGCATTGGTGAATGCCGGTGTAGATGTTTTATGTATTGATTCATCTGATGGATATTCTGAATGGCAAAAAGCAACTTTGGAATATATTAAAGCAGAATATGGTGACAGTGTTAAAGTTGGTGCTGGAAATGTGGTTGACAAAGAAGGGTTTTTATACCTTGTTGAAGCAGGTGCCGATTTTGTGAAAGTTGGCGTTGGAGGTGGTTCGATCTGTATCACCAGAGAAACAAAAGGAATAGGCAGAGGACAAGCAACTGCTTTAATTGAAATTGCTGAAGCAAGGGATCAATATCTCAAAGAAACAGGAATCTATATTCCAATCTGTTCGGATGGTGGAATAGCTCAGGATTACCATATGGCAATTGCACTGGCTATGGGAGCTGATTTTATTATGATGGGAAGATATTTTGCCAGATTTGATGAAAGTCCTACCCATAAAGTATTAGTTAATGGTAATTACATGAAAGAATACTGGGGCGAAGGCTCTAACCGGGCCAGAAACTGGGAACGTTATGATATGGGCGGTTCTACAGGATTAAAATTTGAAGAAGGTGTTGATAGCTATGTTCCTTACGCCGGATCTTTAAAAGATAATTTAGAGGTTACAGTTGGAAAAATTAAATCAACTATGTGCAGCTGCGGATTTACCAGCATCGCGAAGTTTAAAGAAGATGCGAAACTTACCTTAGTTTCTTCTGTAAGCATTGTAGAAGGTGGAGCGCATGATGTGCTGGTTAGAGAATAA
- a CDS encoding Crp/Fnr family transcriptional regulator: MFDIFFAHILAKVSLTEAEKATVESFFTPKKLRKKQYLLQEGEVCKYMSFVVKGLLRSYNVDEKGDEHMSMFAWEGWWISDMSSFFSGEKAVFNIDAIENAELLTITHTAFEEMTLKVPVMDRYFRILFQNSLVTKERRLISSITDAAEEKYIRLTEYSPEIIQRIPQNLIASYLGITPETLSRIKKKIALCNNQD; encoded by the coding sequence ATGTTTGACATTTTCTTCGCTCATATTCTGGCAAAAGTATCACTAACCGAAGCGGAGAAGGCAACTGTAGAAAGTTTTTTTACCCCCAAAAAGCTTCGGAAAAAACAGTATTTACTTCAGGAAGGGGAGGTGTGTAAATACATGTCATTTGTAGTCAAAGGTTTGCTCAGGTCTTACAATGTTGATGAAAAAGGTGATGAGCATATGAGTATGTTTGCATGGGAAGGCTGGTGGATTTCAGATATGAGCAGTTTCTTCTCTGGTGAAAAAGCTGTCTTCAACATAGATGCCATAGAAAATGCTGAACTTTTGACAATCACCCACACCGCTTTTGAAGAAATGACATTAAAAGTCCCGGTAATGGACCGTTATTTTCGTATCCTTTTTCAAAATAGTCTGGTTACTAAAGAGCGAAGATTAATCAGCTCTATTACAGACGCAGCAGAAGAAAAATATATCAGGTTAACGGAATACAGTCCGGAAATCATTCAAAGAATTCCTCAGAATCTGATTGCATCTTACCTGGGAATCACTCCTGAAACTTTAAGCCGTATCAAGAAGAAGATTGCATTGTGCAATAACCAGGATTGA
- a CDS encoding helix-turn-helix domain-containing protein: MDFLHDSFALEIASYAEWQERSRTNNFFELVYILEGKGLQSVNHIQLPFHENDIHLLPAAKCYKYLIEESTRFLFVRFTSSYFVPLSNDQVDYSSWFSRLNFILANHHHHPGELIQDLGDRTQVKKLLDAVLYEYEKKDICSAFIIRTTLVSILAILSRNAQKRVLDGKMISDSKFADLLSFVNFHITNKNRITVDYLSEHFGISATYFSEYFRRNSGESYKDYVLKSKLKIAESRVVYTTTSIKEIAWELGFTDSSHLNKMMKRHYGKGMLQLRKGR, translated from the coding sequence ATGGATTTTCTACATGACAGCTTTGCTTTAGAGATCGCCAGTTATGCAGAATGGCAGGAGAGGAGCAGGACTAACAATTTTTTCGAACTGGTCTATATACTAGAAGGAAAAGGTTTACAAAGTGTAAATCACATTCAGTTGCCATTTCATGAAAATGATATTCATCTGCTGCCTGCTGCAAAATGTTATAAATATTTGATTGAAGAATCTACACGTTTTCTATTTGTACGTTTTACAAGCAGTTATTTTGTCCCTCTATCAAATGATCAAGTGGATTATAGTTCATGGTTTAGCCGTTTAAATTTTATTCTGGCTAATCATCACCATCATCCTGGTGAGCTTATCCAGGATTTAGGAGATAGAACTCAAGTTAAAAAATTACTCGATGCCGTACTTTATGAGTATGAAAAGAAAGATATTTGTTCTGCTTTTATTATAAGAACGACATTGGTATCTATTCTGGCGATTCTTTCCCGTAATGCGCAGAAAAGAGTTTTGGATGGGAAGATGATCAGTGATTCCAAATTTGCAGATCTTTTAAGCTTTGTTAATTTCCATATTACCAATAAGAACAGGATCACTGTAGATTATCTTTCTGAACATTTTGGTATTTCGGCAACTTATTTTAGTGAATATTTCAGGCGAAATTCAGGAGAAAGTTACAAGGATTATGTATTGAAATCCAAACTTAAAATTGCAGAATCCAGGGTAGTTTATACCACGACTTCCATCAAAGAAATTGCATGGGAACTGGGATTTACTGACAGCAGCCACTTGAATAAAATGATGAAAAGACATTATGGAAAAGGAATGCTGCAACTAAGAAAGGGGCGCTGA
- a CDS encoding outer membrane beta-barrel family protein: MNRIILFILINCFFLSVKASDICKINGHLADSTSKVSVNNALLNIRNEQGDLIQVTKTDNNGNFYFTSEKHSNLKIEIIALGFLSKTIKISNQQVAGDSLNIGDVFLHAIEKVLQEVVITERKKLITQEIGKIIYNVQGDPESRSQNMFEMLRKVPLISVSAEDEIIMAGKGNFKVLINGRTSALTVGKPSDIFKSLPARLVQRIEVITQPPAKYDGEGIGGIINVIMDQKLIYGYLGGLNFGLGKMNSNTSGNFAIRSNKISVSTFLNGFWEYPPNSTSSSIIRSGLQESNSIYQNGGMKNRANSKVGAFTIGYEIDTLNLVLMGASLKKGYNDIVNQLSTSILNFNSNNKSFLTDNYFKSNSSGGSIDLNYERGFKKSKQQLLTFSLNYNKSSNKQIGENFYSNKINFDNNNFYQINNSDLEEKVAQIDYVHPIKSIEISVGAKFTSRDGESEFYPSLPVGSDNFKDLEGNRFINKQEIFALYNSYNIKIKDWGISVGARLEGTNNKADFYSTETQLDQSYHNLIPSVLFLRKFNNTASLNFGYTQRVQRPDINLMNPFVNKSDPTFYFTGNPYLAPVTNHTFSLGYSWFKKGFINIGTSYSFARNTIQRVIELHSDSINYSTYYNIGKDKRLDINLNVNYPISNVLNISLSGTATYADINGSVSGTMYTNNGMQGNAYMYLSYTLKDIARLSGNLGFYSPTVILQGSSQGYLYSSFSAAKQIFKNKVTLSTSVSNPFQKYRTVENRIKSPDFEQTHIYKNYFRNYSFSISYNFGKLDKPIKKNKKGIKNDDKIEKTEKAEKGGTL; this comes from the coding sequence ATGAATCGAATTATACTGTTTATCTTAATAAATTGCTTCTTTTTATCTGTAAAAGCTTCAGATATATGCAAAATTAATGGTCACTTAGCAGACAGTACGTCAAAAGTTTCAGTGAATAACGCTCTCCTCAATATTCGGAATGAACAAGGAGATTTGATACAAGTCACGAAAACGGATAATAATGGAAACTTTTACTTTACTTCTGAAAAGCATTCAAACTTAAAAATCGAGATTATAGCTTTAGGATTCTTATCTAAAACAATAAAAATCAGTAATCAGCAAGTGGCTGGCGATAGTTTAAATATTGGAGATGTATTTCTACATGCAATTGAAAAAGTGCTCCAGGAAGTGGTAATCACCGAACGCAAAAAACTCATCACCCAAGAAATAGGGAAAATTATTTATAATGTGCAGGGAGATCCGGAAAGCCGATCACAAAATATGTTTGAGATGCTGAGAAAAGTGCCACTTATTTCTGTAAGTGCAGAGGATGAGATTATTATGGCCGGAAAGGGAAATTTCAAAGTTCTCATTAACGGAAGAACATCGGCATTAACAGTAGGTAAACCAAGTGATATTTTTAAGTCCTTGCCTGCTCGTCTGGTTCAAAGAATTGAAGTCATTACTCAACCGCCGGCTAAATATGACGGTGAAGGAATTGGTGGAATAATCAACGTGATTATGGATCAAAAGTTGATATACGGCTATTTGGGCGGATTAAATTTTGGACTGGGTAAAATGAATTCGAATACAAGCGGAAACTTTGCAATTAGGTCAAATAAGATTTCTGTCTCTACCTTTCTGAACGGATTTTGGGAGTATCCCCCCAATAGTACATCATCCAGTATTATAAGAAGCGGTTTACAAGAAAGTAACAGTATTTACCAGAACGGTGGTATGAAAAATCGTGCAAATTCCAAAGTAGGAGCATTTACTATAGGATATGAAATTGATACCCTCAATCTTGTACTTATGGGAGCTAGTCTAAAAAAAGGCTACAATGATATCGTAAATCAGTTATCAACGTCTATTTTAAACTTTAATTCAAATAACAAATCATTTTTGACCGATAATTATTTTAAATCAAATAGTTCTGGTGGCTCAATTGATCTGAATTACGAACGAGGGTTCAAGAAGAGTAAGCAGCAGCTATTGACATTTTCATTGAATTATAACAAATCATCCAACAAACAGATTGGAGAAAATTTTTACAGTAATAAAATCAATTTTGACAATAACAATTTCTATCAAATAAACAATTCAGATTTAGAAGAAAAGGTTGCACAGATTGATTATGTGCATCCCATAAAATCTATTGAAATATCAGTTGGAGCTAAATTTACTTCTCGAGATGGTGAAAGCGAATTTTACCCTTCGCTTCCTGTTGGTAGTGATAATTTCAAGGATCTTGAAGGAAACAGATTTATCAATAAACAAGAGATATTTGCGCTCTATAACTCCTATAACATAAAAATTAAAGATTGGGGGATTTCAGTAGGAGCTAGGCTTGAAGGAACAAATAACAAGGCTGACTTTTATTCGACAGAAACCCAACTAGATCAAAGTTATCATAATTTAATCCCATCTGTTTTGTTTTTAAGAAAATTCAATAATACAGCGAGTCTGAACTTTGGATATACTCAAAGAGTTCAAAGGCCGGATATCAATCTCATGAACCCTTTTGTTAATAAGTCTGATCCTACATTTTATTTTACAGGAAACCCTTATTTAGCTCCTGTAACTAATCATACTTTCTCTTTAGGATACAGTTGGTTTAAAAAAGGATTTATAAACATTGGCACGTCCTATTCGTTTGCAAGGAATACGATACAACGTGTTATTGAATTACATTCCGATAGTATCAATTATTCAACCTACTATAATATCGGCAAAGACAAACGTCTTGATATAAACCTTAATGTTAATTATCCAATTTCCAATGTACTAAATATTTCTCTTAGCGGAACTGCAACGTACGCTGATATCAATGGAAGTGTAAGTGGTACAATGTACACGAATAATGGTATGCAGGGAAACGCCTATATGTACCTTAGTTATACCTTGAAGGACATTGCCCGTTTATCTGGGAACTTAGGATTTTATAGCCCAACAGTAATCTTACAAGGTAGCTCTCAAGGTTATCTTTACTCGTCTTTCTCAGCGGCCAAACAGATTTTTAAAAATAAAGTTACCCTTTCCACATCTGTAAGCAATCCTTTTCAAAAATACAGAACTGTAGAAAACCGGATAAAATCTCCTGACTTTGAGCAAACACATATTTATAAAAATTATTTCAGAAACTATTCTTTTAGTATAAGCTATAATTTCGGGAAATTAGACAAACCAATAAAGAAAAACAAGAAAGGGATAAAAAATGATGATAAAATTGAGAAAACAGAAAAAGCTGAAAAAGGGGGTACGCTATAG
- a CDS encoding O-antigen ligase family protein, with the protein MSIRHAKISWDVFLTLQLIFLNIALLVIIDGLPLSVFSSKYFVLFFFAVLTALTNFYFFFRFSMVFNKLDAAVLVLILYLVITNFHLPMPELVENKKLIIFCNSVSIYFSLRLLNLSNFTFNPRLWILASVFVYSITNCVLVFLQKLGYASSNNPSFKATGTFFHPAPLAGYLSVILPLSIYTFYVLGFQINGPKRSLLGIMKYLSLVTCTFIILTLPSLHSRAATISSIAGIAFIFLVLYKGKFLNLPGKAKIIIVATSIVIFSGFLFALCYIRIDSAKGRMLVWKISTKMICDKPVFGHGLDSFKAEYPKYQMSYFQQQNFNNANEIVLSDEVTMPFNELIQLVAEIGFVGLFLISLVFVCVYTSKSPVPYALNPITPLFRLGIKSSIFSFIVFSLFSYPFSVVELTVLFFILLGLLISDAEVSLDSYTNSKAQFVLKTSFVLLSFFIFTMTKPILDQYKGYKLWYKALSTNSSLAANSSFNQAYQILRKNAVFISSYGKFFIAQGNYNKTVEILSKKPAKTYSDMMLLGDSYSSQRLNPLAIKTYWEAYFLLPHKFLPLANLLDIYLNEHNDIMVKKVAKQIIMKKVKLPSKEVDAIRQKAMSICFPKQK; encoded by the coding sequence ATGAGTATCAGACATGCGAAAATAAGTTGGGATGTGTTTTTAACCCTGCAATTGATATTTCTAAATATTGCTCTTTTAGTGATAATAGATGGGTTGCCATTGTCGGTATTTTCAAGTAAGTATTTTGTGCTTTTTTTTTTCGCAGTCCTGACCGCTTTAACAAATTTCTATTTTTTTTTTAGATTTTCGATGGTCTTCAATAAGTTAGATGCGGCGGTTTTGGTGCTCATACTATACTTAGTAATTACGAATTTTCATTTGCCAATGCCTGAGCTGGTAGAAAACAAGAAATTGATAATTTTTTGCAATTCTGTATCAATTTATTTTTCACTTCGATTGCTCAATCTTTCGAATTTCACATTTAATCCAAGGTTATGGATATTAGCTTCTGTTTTTGTTTATTCAATTACAAATTGTGTCCTTGTATTCCTTCAAAAACTTGGATATGCTTCCTCCAATAACCCCTCCTTTAAAGCTACCGGGACATTTTTTCATCCAGCTCCTCTCGCAGGATATCTAAGTGTCATCTTACCTCTATCCATTTATACATTCTACGTCTTAGGTTTTCAAATAAATGGTCCTAAAAGATCACTTTTGGGAATAATGAAGTATTTGTCGTTGGTAACATGTACTTTCATCATCCTCACACTCCCATCACTACATTCCCGGGCAGCAACAATTAGCAGTATAGCAGGAATTGCGTTTATCTTTTTAGTACTATATAAGGGGAAATTTTTGAATCTACCTGGAAAGGCAAAAATAATCATAGTGGCAACTTCGATAGTAATTTTCAGTGGATTTTTATTTGCCCTTTGTTATATCAGGATTGACTCGGCTAAAGGCAGGATGCTCGTATGGAAAATATCTACCAAAATGATCTGTGATAAACCAGTATTTGGGCACGGTTTAGATTCATTTAAAGCTGAGTATCCAAAGTATCAGATGAGTTACTTTCAGCAGCAAAACTTTAATAATGCTAATGAAATTGTGCTATCTGATGAGGTAACAATGCCGTTTAATGAATTAATACAATTAGTTGCAGAAATTGGGTTTGTGGGCTTGTTTTTAATTTCTTTGGTTTTTGTCTGCGTATACACTTCTAAAAGTCCAGTACCATACGCACTAAATCCTATTACACCGCTATTCAGGTTAGGCATCAAGTCTTCCATTTTTAGCTTTATAGTGTTTTCATTATTTTCTTACCCCTTTTCGGTTGTGGAGTTGACTGTACTCTTCTTTATCCTTTTAGGTCTGCTTATTTCTGACGCAGAGGTTAGCCTCGATTCATATACCAATTCAAAAGCACAGTTTGTACTAAAAACATCCTTTGTATTGCTTAGCTTTTTTATTTTTACCATGACAAAACCAATATTGGATCAGTACAAGGGTTATAAGCTATGGTACAAGGCCTTAAGCACAAATTCTTCCTTAGCGGCGAATTCTTCATTTAATCAGGCATATCAAATATTGAGAAAAAATGCAGTCTTCATATCCAGTTATGGAAAGTTTTTTATTGCACAGGGCAACTATAACAAAACGGTAGAAATATTAAGTAAGAAACCAGCCAAAACTTATAGTGATATGATGTTACTCGGGGATAGTTATTCTAGTCAAAGATTGAATCCGCTAGCGATAAAAACATATTGGGAAGCCTATTTTCTTCTTCCTCATAAGTTTCTCCCACTGGCTAACCTGCTTGATATTTATCTAAATGAACATAATGACATCATGGTCAAAAAAGTAGCTAAACAGATAATAATGAAAAAGGTAAAATTGCCTTCCAAAGAAGTAGATGCTATACGTCAAAAAGCAATGTCGATCTGTTTTCCAAAACAAAAATAA
- a CDS encoding ATP-dependent DNA helicase: MSNGGPSNSIFDKVLSFIEYTNQNIFLTGKAGTGKTTLLKRIKEESSKKMVVVAPTGVAAMNAKGTTINSFFQLPAGSFFPGEIGLEDLQLGITSIESMVNDLSYNREKTALFNELELLIIDEISMVRCDLMDMIDAILRSVRKNNIPFGGVQLLLIGDLYQLPPVTKREEWAFLSRAYASPYFFEGYVIRRNPLLQIELTTVFRQTEPEFVNILNSIRNNQITEADLALLNQRYDPDFLATDEFSPIIITSHNAEANTVNKAKLDELPGEEYTFMAETSGEFRDAGLQAEQTLKLKEGAQVMFIKNDTGDNRKFYNGKIGKIKSVKDGEIYISFPHEDDLLLEKTSWQSFEYKTDTEEIIVQQKVGEFSQYPIKLAWAVTIHKSQGLTFDHAIIDAGKSFIAGQVYVALSRVRTLNGLILKSKISTESLRLNTEVINYMKSVQDEELDDLLVSGQQAFILQLVLNHFSLNKLLSELEVVTSRPEIVRSNIPEYAVLFSQLRKSIKNLIVLADRFQVQVINLHKQTGFNDLPALQERIESAATYFTKEINLQVLNPVNKNIRIKPKNKVQQELQHLFQKYRPVIEHRIAMLQLATGLLKEPIKVENYVSWITEHHAKASVKTKTSSGNQQSTTLQLF, from the coding sequence ATGAGTAACGGCGGGCCTTCTAATTCAATTTTCGACAAGGTATTATCATTTATTGAATACACTAATCAGAACATTTTTCTTACTGGAAAAGCTGGAACTGGAAAGACTACACTTCTTAAAAGAATAAAAGAAGAGAGTTCAAAAAAAATGGTGGTGGTGGCTCCTACAGGTGTGGCTGCGATGAATGCTAAAGGCACAACAATCAATTCTTTTTTTCAATTACCTGCTGGTTCTTTTTTCCCCGGCGAAATTGGTCTGGAAGATTTACAATTGGGTATTACCTCTATTGAATCTATGGTCAATGATTTAAGTTACAATAGAGAAAAGACAGCGCTATTTAATGAATTAGAATTATTGATTATCGATGAGATCTCTATGGTCCGTTGTGATTTAATGGATATGATTGATGCCATCCTGCGTTCAGTAAGAAAAAATAATATTCCTTTTGGTGGTGTACAGCTGCTATTGATAGGTGATTTGTATCAATTACCTCCGGTAACTAAAAGAGAAGAATGGGCATTTTTGAGCAGGGCTTATGCTTCCCCCTATTTTTTTGAGGGATATGTTATTCGCAGAAATCCGCTATTACAGATAGAATTAACTACAGTATTCAGGCAGACTGAACCAGAATTCGTCAATATTCTAAATAGTATCAGGAACAATCAGATTACTGAAGCCGATTTGGCTTTGCTTAATCAAAGATATGATCCGGATTTTCTTGCAACGGATGAATTTAGCCCGATAATTATCACTTCGCATAATGCAGAAGCTAATACCGTTAATAAAGCGAAATTAGATGAACTTCCTGGCGAAGAGTATACTTTTATGGCTGAGACCAGCGGTGAGTTCAGAGATGCAGGTCTACAAGCAGAACAAACGCTGAAATTAAAGGAAGGTGCACAAGTCATGTTCATTAAGAATGATACCGGGGACAATAGAAAGTTTTATAATGGAAAGATTGGGAAAATAAAGTCTGTTAAAGATGGGGAGATCTATATTTCCTTCCCTCATGAAGACGATCTGTTGTTGGAGAAGACTTCATGGCAATCTTTTGAATATAAAACAGATACTGAAGAGATTATTGTACAGCAGAAGGTTGGTGAATTTTCTCAGTATCCGATTAAACTGGCCTGGGCAGTAACGATACATAAAAGTCAGGGTTTAACTTTTGATCATGCTATAATTGATGCGGGAAAGTCATTTATAGCCGGACAGGTATATGTGGCTTTGAGTCGTGTAAGGACGCTGAATGGTTTGATTTTGAAATCAAAGATTAGCACGGAAAGTTTAAGATTAAATACAGAAGTTATCAATTATATGAAGTCTGTGCAGGATGAGGAGCTGGATGACCTTTTGGTGAGCGGACAGCAGGCATTTATACTTCAGCTTGTTCTGAACCACTTTTCATTGAATAAACTGCTGAGTGAGCTGGAAGTGGTTACCTCCCGCCCTGAAATTGTCAGGTCAAACATTCCAGAATATGCGGTATTATTTTCTCAGCTTAGAAAGTCAATTAAAAACCTGATTGTTTTGGCTGACCGTTTTCAGGTTCAGGTTATCAATTTACATAAGCAAACTGGTTTTAATGATTTGCCGGCTTTACAGGAAAGAATTGAATCTGCAGCAACTTATTTCACAAAGGAGATTAATTTACAGGTTTTAAACCCTGTGAATAAAAATATCAGGATTAAGCCGAAAAATAAAGTTCAGCAAGAGCTGCAACACCTTTTCCAGAAGTACAGACCGGTAATTGAACACCGGATTGCTATGTTACAGTTAGCGACAGGTTTGTTAAAAGAGCCAATTAAGGTTGAAAATTATGTTTCCTGGATCACAGAACATCATGCAAAGGCCAGTGTAAAGACAAAAACATCGTCTGGAAATCAGCAGTCTACGACGTTGCAGTTATTTTAA